GCGCCTCGGCGGGCGCACCGCCTTCCGGAGGGTAGTGACCGACCACCTTGACGAAGGTATCCGGGAACGTGCGGTACTCGATGGTTCCCGGGGCCTGTCCCACGGGGACGAGGCGCTGGCCGTCGAGGCAGAGCCCGTCGTCTCCGTCGTAGCGCACGCCGCGGATCCGCGTCAAGCGCTGCGCTCATGCCGAACCGCGGCAACCATGCCGAGGTCGAGGCATTCGTGACTGCATCTATGCCTGTTCGACGTGCACGCGGCGGGCACCACAGCTGCCCTCGTCGAGGCGCGATTGGCCGTCCATGACGAAGCCGCAGCGAGGAGAGCGTAGTCCGAGCGTGAAAGCGTGCGTGACGGTGCGCACACTTCCTCCACGGCCAAGCACGCTGTTATCAGCGGCGCCTCGTACAGCCCGAGATTGAGTGGATTGACCCAGTAGGGGAGATCAGCGCGCACGACAGCGATCGCGACGCCCGACAGTAGCCCAGGCGCGCGGTGGGGGGACGAGGAGCTCGAGGACATCGTGCAGCGCGTCCGAGAGCGCACGCTCCGCTGGCTCCGAAAGCGCGGCCTGCTCGACGAGCGCCCGAACGAAGAGCGCTCGAACGAAGCGCCGGAACGGAGTGCGCTTGACGCTTGCGCTGAGGTCGCGCTCCGCAGGGGCGAGTTCGTGAGGATTGAGGACGAGACCGTCGTGCCGCCGGACGATGGAGGTGAAGCGCGGTTCGAGCCGAAGCGCCATGGGCCGCTCACGGTGGAGCTCGATGGTTTCAACGTCGAGGCGGCGGTGCGCATCGAGGGCTACGACGACCAGGGGCGCGAGCGGCTCGTCCTGTATCGCGCGCGTCCCTGCTTCGCTTTGGGGCAGCTCAGTATCCTCCGCAACGGTCGGGTGGCCTATCAGGTGAAGTACCCGCGGCGAAAAGGAACGCATCGGGTGATGATGCCGATTGTGTTTCTCGCGAGGCTCGCCGCGCTGGTGCCGCCGCCGCGCCATCCGCTGGTGCGCTACCACGGTGTGCTCGCGCCGCATGCGAAGCAACGCAGCGTCGTGGTACCGAAGGCGACGGGGAAGGCGTGTAAGGGCGACCAGCGCGCCGGAGCTGATAGCGCGGGCAGCGATGACAAGAAGACGACGATCACGCCCATGCCGACGAGTTAGGCGTCGAAGGGGCGGGCGAGAGGCATGGCGAAGCCGTTGCGCAAAGGAGACGAGCGAAGCGACGCGGCGCCGTCGGCAGTGTCGGAGCGAGGCGCTCGGGACGTGGTGGTTGGGGCGCTGCTGACGATGGTGCATGGCGAGGTCGAGCGCGAGCGGGTGTCGACTGCGCTGGGCGCTGTGCTGCCGTCGGCCGATGTTGGGTTCGTGTCGGAGGGGATCTCGGTCCGGCACCTTGATCGGCTGCTGCATGGCTCCTTCTGGCGACGTCGCCTCGCGTCGAATGGTCGAAGCTTTCGCGGCGGACTTACGCCGTAGATGTTCTCGCGTGCCCGCGATGCAGCGGACGGATGCGACTCATGGCCGCGATCACGGATAAGGCGACGGCGAGGAAGATTTTGAGCCACCTCGGTCTGCTCGCCGAGCCGCTGGAGTGCCGCGCGCGGTACCCGGCGGACCCCGCGTGACGAAACCGACAGGGCGGGACGCTGTGTTGCCGCCCAGGCTAGCTGATGGGTTTCCGTACGGACTGGATAATGGCCATCAGTTGTGCCAGGCCTCGGCAATCCGTTGCCGGACGCGGGCAGGCAGGATCGCGTTTTCGACGAGGAAGCCCAGCAGATCGTCGACGCGCC
The DNA window shown above is from Sorangium aterium and carries:
- a CDS encoding transposase, which codes for MPPDDGGEARFEPKRHGPLTVELDGFNVEAAVRIEGYDDQGRERLVLYRARPCFALGQLSILRNGRVAYQVKYPRRKGTHRVMMPIVFLARLAALVPPPRHPLVRYHGVLAPHAKQRSVVVPKATGKACKGDQRAGADSAGSDDKKTTITPMPTS